GTTTGCGAATTCGCTGCAAATGCAGTGAATGACATACCCATAAGCATTGCTGTGGACAGCATAGATGCTACCAGTTTTTTAGTAAACTTTCTCATACCTTACATTCCTTTCCATATTCTAAAGCAACTTTTTTATTTCTTTTTTGATTATATATTTCTCCTTCGGATCACAGTGATAACAAGTCCTCGGATCTCGTTTTTCGATACTGCTCCCAGTGTCCTGCTGTCTCTGGACACACTGTGATCATCACTTAAAATATAATATTGCTGACTTTTAAGCGTTACTTTTCCTGTACCATTTTCATTTCCCGGGTTATACATATCTTCCTGGTTTATATCTGCCTGTGTATAACCATTTATGACAAGCTGTCCGTCCTTCGTAATTTCCACTGTCTCACCAGGCATCGCCGCAATTCTTCCGACCATCTCTACTCCTCGCTTTTCATATACGACTACATCACCTCCCGTATATGAGTCCTGCAGGCGGTAGTATAATAACAGATCTTTGTCACCAATTGCCGGTTTCATATCGCTTCCATACTCAAATGTCACTCCGAACACACACCTGAACAGAAGCACAAGAAAGACCGCAAGAAATGCTGCTTTTCTAAGATCACTGCCACGAAGCTTCCGAAGTATCGTTCGCTGCCTTCTTTGTCGGATTACCTCTTCCGTACTACCTGCCCGGTTGGATCGTATACTCTGCTCCATGTTTCTCCTTTAATTGCATGCGAAACTTTTCTTCCTGGATAAAAAAGACTCGACGATACATTTCGTCCAGAATCAGAAGCTTATCCCACACTTCCTGTTCATCAATCAGTCCAAATATTCTGTGAAATTGCATAGTTTCAATAACATGTGCAATATCCTTTACAGATGATGCATGCCTGGCTTTCTGAATCCATTCTTCATTTTTCCTCTTGTTCTTATTCTCCTTTTTGTTCTGTCTCATACATTTCTCTTTCTTCTGGCATATCCATATCCCAATGCCAGCACTGCGATACAAAGAATCAGCACATATGGAAATGTCATCATGGCAATCCCTGTCACCGGCTGCTGCTCCATCTGATTTGTAAATGCTGCTGTAACATTCGTATTGTCAATATTAAGCAGGAGGCCATTCTCCTGGTCATATCTCTCATCAGCACCATTTACAGTAACAGAAGCCCAGTAATCTCCACTTTCTTCTTTGATTCTAACGTCTCCAGATGTGATCTGTTGTATCGTAGCTGACTCACCATTTTTCAGAACAACGCTGGCATTTCCTGACTGGTCAAATGTAATCTTTGAAGCATGTGCTTCGGAACAATTCTGAGTTCCATTATAGATTACATCGAATGTCTTTCCTGCCAATCTGGATGCAGTCAGTGTAAATGTAAAATGTTCGGCTGGATTTGCTGCACTGCCTTTTATAATTTTGGAAATGGTCAAATTGACCGGTGTCACATCTTCTACTTTAATCTTCATCCGGCTCAGATAATAAGTATTCCTCGAAACAGTCCGGTAAGAAAACTTGTTATTTGCCGGATCCACATGATAAATACCTGCATAATCTTTATCTGCCCCATCTGTCTTTGGCGTGATAGTCACCCGCCATATCCGTCCATCTTTGTCGTAGTTCAGAACAATCCGGTCTTTTTCCTCTGTCAGATATTGATAATTCGTTCCACCAAGTGCTTCTTCCACTTTTGTTTTAAAATCTGCATAAGTAACACCTGGAAGCTTTTGTTCATTGGAAGAAATTGCAAATAATGCCTGATCATTCTGATCATATAACTCCACTACATAAACCGGTGGATCTTTCTTCAGAATTCCGTCAATATGCCAGCCATCATTCTCCCGTTTCAGGACATAACCTACAAACATATTGCTTCCAAATACATTTTCAAACTTCTTCTGATCCGTACTGCTCATAGCCTGCAGAATTGCTTGCTCCCAGAGATTCGTGGCATTTTGCACCCGGTTCGCAGCATCTGCCTTATCTCCTGGATTCCAAGATTCATCACTGTCAATGGAATAGTAGATGTACCATGTCCGACCATAGTTTTTTACATAAGTCTTTACTGGCTTTTTATTCAACTGGTCCAAATTCACCGTAACCGTAAAATACGGAGCATTGTTACCCGATGGTCCAAATTCATCCATACCAAAATCCTGGTTAATATCTTTTGGTATCGCATTACTATATCTCAGATATATTTTTGCAGTAATCTTACCTGTAGCAGGATAATTGTCTGCAAGTACTGAAATATCCTGGTCATCCTGCATCGTATTGTCAATCTGATTTTCATCTATTGTAGTAGCATTTTCCTGCTCTGGCATCGCCTCCTCTACAGCCTGTACAGAACTACTGTCTTCCTGTGCATCTGCCGCCAATGCATTCATCTGTGACGGCATCAGAAGGCAGAGCCCGAGGAGTAATGAAATCAAACATCTTCTTCCTCTTTTTTTCATGTCTGTAACTCCCTTTCTGTTTTTCAAAACTTTGTTTTTTCAGCCTGCCTATATATATCCTATGAAGAAAGTTTCCAGATTATTCCTAAAATGGCAAAATATAAGCAAAGAAAAGCTGTACACATGACCCTTGATCTTCTGGATCACGCATACAGCTTTATGCCCCACGTCTCTTTTTACACATCGTCTTCTTCATACAGAAAGCTAATGTATTCATAAATCTTTGCAAAATCTACTTCACATTCTCCTTTGAATATACCCACTGGAACTTTGGAGCTAAATCCATAAATAGACGGTGTTACCTCTGCTTCAAAATCATACACAATAACCTTCTTCCCCTTCGGATCCACCAGCCAGTATTCCCGAACTCCTGCATCCATATATTTTCCCAGTTTCACATACATATCTTTTTTCTTTGTAGAATCAGAAAGTATCTCCACTGCCAGATCCGGGGCTCCATATATACATTTTCTTGTAATCTTGTCACGGTCACAGACGACCATAACATCTGGCTGCACCATAGTTTTATCGTCACAATCAAGCTGTACGTCCATAGGTGCAGCCATGACAATACATCTTCCTTTCTGCTGACTGATATATGACCGGATTATATTACACAATTCTGTAGACAGGATCTGATGGATGGCAGTCGGTGAAGCCATATCATAAATCACGCCATCAATAAGTTCAACACGTCTTTCCTTCGGAATTAAATAATAATCCTCTACCGTATAATCACCCTGTCTCTTTTCAGACGTCTCTGGTAACGCTTCACCAATTCTGTCTGTCTGCTTTTTCAATACCCTTTCAAGCGCAATTAAAGTTTCATATCTTGGAGATCTGGTAACTCCCGCAAGAACTTTCTGCACCGTTCCAAGCGGTACTCCCGAAAGCTCTGAAAGTTTCTCATTCGAATAACCAAATTCCTTTTTTCTTTGCTTCATCTCTTCTACCGTCATCGCATCTCCTCCACTGTTCAAGAATGCCTCGGCATTCTTGC
The sequence above is drawn from the Dorea formicigenerans genome and encodes:
- the lepB gene encoding signal peptidase I; the protein is MEQSIRSNRAGSTEEVIRQRRQRTILRKLRGSDLRKAAFLAVFLVLLFRCVFGVTFEYGSDMKPAIGDKDLLLYYRLQDSYTGGDVVVYEKRGVEMVGRIAAMPGETVEITKDGQLVINGYTQADINQEDMYNPGNENGTGKVTLKSQQYYILSDDHSVSRDSRTLGAVSKNEIRGLVITVIRRRNI
- a CDS encoding DUF7601 domain-containing protein, yielding MKKRGRRCLISLLLGLCLLMPSQMNALAADAQEDSSSVQAVEEAMPEQENATTIDENQIDNTMQDDQDISVLADNYPATGKITAKIYLRYSNAIPKDINQDFGMDEFGPSGNNAPYFTVTVNLDQLNKKPVKTYVKNYGRTWYIYYSIDSDESWNPGDKADAANRVQNATNLWEQAILQAMSSTDQKKFENVFGSNMFVGYVLKRENDGWHIDGILKKDPPVYVVELYDQNDQALFAISSNEQKLPGVTYADFKTKVEEALGGTNYQYLTEEKDRIVLNYDKDGRIWRVTITPKTDGADKDYAGIYHVDPANNKFSYRTVSRNTYYLSRMKIKVEDVTPVNLTISKIIKGSAANPAEHFTFTLTASRLAGKTFDVIYNGTQNCSEAHASKITFDQSGNASVVLKNGESATIQQITSGDVRIKEESGDYWASVTVNGADERYDQENGLLLNIDNTNVTAAFTNQMEQQPVTGIAMMTFPYVLILCIAVLALGYGYARRKRNV
- a CDS encoding Uma2 family endonuclease — translated: MTVEEMKQRKKEFGYSNEKLSELSGVPLGTVQKVLAGVTRSPRYETLIALERVLKKQTDRIGEALPETSEKRQGDYTVEDYYLIPKERRVELIDGVIYDMASPTAIHQILSTELCNIIRSYISQQKGRCIVMAAPMDVQLDCDDKTMVQPDVMVVCDRDKITRKCIYGAPDLAVEILSDSTKKKDMYVKLGKYMDAGVREYWLVDPKGKKVIVYDFEAEVTPSIYGFSSKVPVGIFKGECEVDFAKIYEYISFLYEEDDV